One stretch of Syntrophobacterales bacterium DNA includes these proteins:
- the cobS gene encoding adenosylcobinamide-GDP ribazoletransferase gives MKEFLVALQFLTRIPVKIKGNLSEKEIGQSAVFFPAVGVLQGLSAVCAAFFFSLMFSADIASGLVIIILLITNWGFHIDGLADTADAVSVKTTGDPMRDTEQRLSVMKDSTIGAIGVVAIISVLLLKYLFVSGLLQKGLTWDVLYVLFLMPVFSKWIMVPIIYHGRSVRDTGLGNIFIRHVNSAVLVESTLLLAVIYFITSCSLPEVTWRNITMLFFLFSVSLYILGLLWVAFCKKKFGGLTGDTIGAVSELAEVLLPAIGFLWL, from the coding sequence GTGAAAGAGTTCCTTGTCGCTCTTCAGTTCCTCACCCGAATCCCGGTCAAGATCAAAGGCAATCTCTCCGAAAAGGAGATAGGCCAGTCGGCGGTCTTTTTTCCTGCCGTAGGCGTTCTTCAAGGATTATCCGCAGTATGTGCGGCCTTTTTCTTCAGCCTGATGTTCTCAGCGGACATAGCAAGCGGACTCGTCATCATCATTCTTCTTATCACAAACTGGGGATTCCATATTGACGGTCTTGCCGATACGGCGGATGCAGTATCCGTGAAAACAACCGGAGACCCCATGCGAGATACAGAACAAAGGCTTTCGGTGATGAAAGACAGCACGATTGGGGCGATCGGGGTCGTGGCGATAATATCGGTGCTTTTGCTCAAGTACCTCTTTGTGAGCGGATTACTTCAGAAAGGACTGACCTGGGATGTGTTATATGTATTATTCCTCATGCCTGTCTTTTCGAAATGGATTATGGTACCCATAATATACCACGGCAGGTCTGTCAGAGATACCGGGCTGGGCAATATATTCATCCGTCACGTCAATTCCGCTGTTCTTGTTGAATCGACATTATTACTGGCGGTTATCTACTTTATCACATCTTGTTCCCTCCCGGAGGTGACGTGGCGCAATATAACCATGCTTTTCTTTCTCTTCTCGGTATCCCTTTATATATTAGGTCTTCTTTGGGTAGCCTTTTGCAAAAAGAAGTTCGGAGGTTTAACGGGGGATACAATAGGCGCTGTTAGTGAATTAGCGGAGGTACTCCTCCCTGCCATAGGTTTTCTATGGCTCTAA
- a CDS encoding endonuclease III domain-containing protein, with protein MSTQERLLKIFSILLGAFGERHWWPGDTPLEIIVGAVLTQNTSWKNVAKAIGNMKANGIMDITKLYEIDPRDLADTIRPSGFFNIKSKRLKNVINFIYDQFDGTIENLRTIDTERLRKLLLGINGMGPETVDSILLYALDRPIFVIDAYTKRFLKNHRLYADRESYNDLQDYFQGNLPCDTYLYNEYHALIVVLCQTYCKKDPLCGDCPLKDDLDLHDNLVINS; from the coding sequence ATGAGCACGCAGGAACGGCTTCTCAAAATATTTAGCATCCTCCTCGGTGCCTTCGGGGAACGGCATTGGTGGCCCGGAGATACACCTCTTGAGATTATAGTGGGAGCTGTGCTTACCCAGAATACATCTTGGAAGAACGTGGCAAAGGCCATAGGAAACATGAAAGCAAATGGCATCATGGACATCACGAAGCTTTACGAAATTGACCCGAGAGACCTTGCGGATACCATAAGGCCCTCAGGTTTTTTCAATATAAAATCAAAGAGATTGAAGAATGTTATTAATTTTATATATGATCAATTTGATGGAACTATAGAGAATTTAAGAACTATTGATACGGAAAGGCTGAGAAAACTATTGCTCGGTATTAATGGAATGGGTCCAGAAACAGTGGACAGCATTCTTCTTTATGCCTTGGACCGGCCGATATTCGTGATTGATGCATACACGAAGAGGTTTCTCAAGAACCACAGGTTGTATGCGGACAGGGAAAGTTATAATGACCTGCAGGACTACTTTCAGGGGAACCTTCCGTGTGATACGTATCTTTATAACGAATACCATGCACTCATTGTCGTGCTATGCCAGACATATTGCAAAAAAGACCCGCTATGTGGAGACTGTCCCCTGAAGGACGACCTTGACCTGCATGATAATTTGGTGATCAATAGCTGA
- a CDS encoding GYD domain-containing protein, which yields MPIYIMLSKLTHEGRKTIKKHPERIEEVDVEMEKMGAKVLAQYALLGPYDFLNILEAPNNEAIAKVSIEFGSRGTVEIMTLPAITIEEFIGKMT from the coding sequence ATGCCAATATACATAATGCTAAGCAAACTGACTCACGAGGGCAGAAAGACGATCAAGAAACACCCGGAACGCATAGAAGAAGTTGATGTGGAGATGGAGAAGATGGGTGCAAAAGTCCTGGCTCAATATGCACTTCTCGGCCCTTACGACTTCCTTAATATTCTGGAAGCTCCGAACAACGAAGCCATCGCAAAAGTTTCTATTGAGTTCGGCTCCAGGGGTACCGTAGAAATTATGACGCTCCCTGCCATTACGATTGAGGAATTTATAGGGAAAATGACATAA
- a CDS encoding histidine phosphatase family protein, whose amino-acid sequence MSGVTRLFLIRHGDTADEETKKIYKGALDIPLSEKGRSRMKMASAFLSRFHLDHIYSSALSRCTESGSIISRPHSISLRALTGLNEISFGAWEGLSFEEIAKAYTDHFRLWLADPETHSPPGGETLRDAEKRINLAIDGILAEHRSQTIAVVAHGGVLRLVLCSKLGLKFSHLFRLAQDYGGISILDVYEDGSTVVKLINFTYYM is encoded by the coding sequence ATGAGCGGTGTGACCAGGCTTTTCCTCATTCGTCATGGCGACACGGCGGATGAAGAAACAAAGAAGATATATAAAGGCGCTCTGGATATTCCCTTGTCCGAAAAGGGGCGATCACGTATGAAGATGGCGAGCGCTTTCCTTTCACGCTTTCACCTTGACCACATATACAGTTCAGCTCTTTCCCGCTGCACCGAAAGCGGGTCCATCATCTCTAGACCTCACAGTATTAGCCTAAGGGCCTTGACGGGCCTCAATGAGATCAGCTTCGGGGCATGGGAGGGTCTGAGTTTCGAGGAAATCGCCAAGGCATATACTGACCATTTTCGATTATGGCTTGCCGATCCTGAAACCCACTCTCCCCCTGGAGGCGAGACCCTAAGAGATGCGGAAAAGAGAATAAACCTTGCGATTGATGGGATACTGGCCGAACACCGCAGTCAGACCATAGCTGTCGTGGCGCACGGAGGTGTACTGAGGCTGGTCCTGTGCTCAAAACTTGGCCTGAAGTTTTCCCATCTGTTCAGGCTAGCGCAGGATTACGGTGGAATTAGCATCCTTGATGTCTATGAAGACGGTAGTACGGTGGTGAAACTCATTAATTTTACTTATTATATGTAG
- a CDS encoding NAD(P)H-dependent oxidoreductase subunit E, with product MEADEGKLSVIIDKYDGDRSYLLAMLQDIQREYRYVPEEAVRYLCGQLRIPLAKAYEVVTFYKTLSLKPRGRHTIHVCLGTACHLRGGPGILETFERELNVQTGDTTENGLFTLETVNCLGACALAPLVRVEEKDFGKTTPANAKKIIREFHDGEEL from the coding sequence ATGGAGGCAGATGAAGGGAAACTTAGTGTAATAATTGACAAGTATGATGGCGACAGATCGTATCTGCTTGCCATGCTTCAGGATATCCAAAGGGAATACAGGTATGTGCCTGAAGAAGCTGTGAGATACCTTTGCGGGCAACTGCGTATCCCTCTTGCAAAAGCGTATGAAGTTGTCACATTTTACAAGACCTTATCGCTGAAACCGAGAGGCAGGCATACGATACATGTCTGTCTCGGTACTGCGTGCCATCTGAGAGGAGGCCCCGGGATTCTGGAGACTTTTGAACGGGAATTGAACGTACAAACGGGTGATACTACGGAAAACGGACTTTTTACATTAGAGACCGTCAATTGCCTTGGCGCATGTGCGCTCGCACCCCTTGTGAGGGTAGAAGAGAAGGACTTCGGCAAGACAACCCCGGCGAATGCGAAGAAAATAATCCGTGAATTTCATGATGGAGAAGAACTATGA
- a CDS encoding undecaprenyl-diphosphate phosphatase: MNSLHAVIFGIVEGITEFLPISSTGHLMLTAHAMGLAQTPFLKSFEIVIQFGAILSVVVLYRRPLLVDFEVMKRVAVAFIPTGVLGLTVYKLIKKYLLSSNTVVLWALLLGGVFLIVFELLHKEDEDGIEDLSRIPYGTSILIGLFQSIAMIPGVSRSAATIVGGLVLGLKRRTIVEFSFLLAVPTMLAATGLDLVKNVGQFDVGQIHFLSIGFVISFFAALAGVKYLLSFIKNHTFIPFGVYRIALVAVFWYIMYR, encoded by the coding sequence ATGAATAGTCTGCATGCGGTCATTTTCGGTATAGTAGAAGGTATTACCGAGTTTTTGCCTATATCATCCACAGGTCATCTCATGCTTACGGCACACGCGATGGGACTCGCCCAGACACCATTCCTCAAATCGTTCGAAATCGTGATACAGTTCGGGGCCATTCTGTCGGTGGTGGTACTATATCGGCGGCCTCTTCTCGTCGACTTTGAGGTAATGAAAAGAGTGGCCGTGGCTTTCATCCCCACAGGAGTTCTTGGCCTCACAGTCTATAAGCTTATCAAGAAGTATCTCCTTTCGAGCAACACCGTGGTCCTCTGGGCTTTATTGCTTGGAGGGGTTTTTCTCATCGTTTTTGAGCTTCTGCACAAGGAAGATGAGGATGGGATAGAAGACCTCTCCAGGATCCCATATGGTACTTCCATTCTTATCGGACTTTTTCAGTCGATTGCCATGATACCGGGGGTTTCGAGGTCAGCTGCCACAATTGTGGGGGGGCTGGTACTCGGCCTCAAGAGAAGAACGATAGTGGAATTCTCCTTTCTCCTTGCCGTACCTACCATGCTGGCCGCCACCGGTCTCGATCTTGTCAAGAATGTGGGACAATTCGATGTCGGACAGATCCATTTTCTCTCGATCGGGTTTGTGATCTCTTTTTTTGCTGCTCTGGCGGGAGTGAAGTATCTGCTGAGCTTCATAAAAAATCATACCTTTATCCCGTTCGGTGTTTACAGGATTGCGCTTGTAGCTGTATTCTGGTACATCATGTACAGGTGA
- a CDS encoding transporter substrate-binding domain-containing protein — protein sequence MKRICAILTLVVVLTVATSAFAGPALDKIMKKGELVVGTSGDYPPFSAKSKDGKLMGFDVDLAGMIADAMNLKVKVIQIPFVDLLTSLETGKIDMVVSAMTITTKRNLKFAFVGPYFVSGQALLTTEETAIRVGNIKEINKADFVLAVPAGTTSELIAKKYLKSTQLIVTNDMDSAAKLLLDGKVNAVLTDNATATVVSFRFNSKGIISTGPITFELIGIAIPGDDSLFINFLENLIGTLKAGGELDELTEKWFKNSSWVRDLP from the coding sequence ATGAAGAGAATCTGTGCGATCCTTACCCTTGTCGTTGTCTTGACGGTTGCCACCTCGGCCTTTGCAGGCCCGGCCTTAGATAAAATTATGAAAAAAGGTGAGCTTGTAGTTGGTACCTCCGGTGATTATCCTCCTTTCAGCGCGAAATCCAAAGACGGTAAGCTGATGGGATTTGATGTTGATCTCGCTGGAATGATAGCAGATGCCATGAATTTGAAGGTGAAGGTGATCCAGATTCCTTTTGTCGATCTTCTCACGAGTCTCGAAACGGGAAAGATCGACATGGTTGTTTCAGCTATGACCATAACCACGAAGCGAAACCTGAAATTCGCTTTTGTGGGTCCTTATTTTGTCTCAGGGCAGGCGCTTCTCACCACGGAGGAGACGGCCATTAGGGTCGGCAACATCAAAGAGATTAATAAAGCTGATTTTGTTCTCGCAGTTCCGGCGGGTACTACGAGCGAACTTATCGCCAAGAAATATCTTAAGAGCACTCAACTTATAGTTACAAACGATATGGACAGCGCTGCTAAGCTCTTGCTGGATGGGAAGGTGAATGCTGTGTTGACCGACAACGCAACAGCGACTGTGGTAAGTTTTAGGTTTAACTCCAAGGGGATAATTTCGACCGGGCCCATTACCTTTGAGCTCATAGGCATTGCGATACCAGGGGATGATTCACTTTTCATAAACTTTCTCGAAAATCTGATCGGTACCCTGAAAGCCGGAGGTGAGCTTGACGAACTTACGGAAAAGTGGTTCAAGAACTCTTCGTGGGTAAGAGATCTGCCCTAA
- a CDS encoding pyruvate synthase subunit beta yields the protein MRLKSLQLYTDNPEEEFAVSGHRACQGCAEILALRLALKIFGKDTILCMATGCMEIISTPLPTTSWKLPWIHVAFENAASVAAGVEAGVKILMDKGKIARKDIHVVAIAGDGGTSDIGFQALSGAMERGHKFTYICVDNEAYMNTGIQRSSSTPYGAMTTTSPPGKKGIGQSTWKKNMPEIIAAHNVPYVATACPSYPFDLFAKVKKARLTQGPSYLHILSVCPTGWRIPSSEAVAYGRLAVRTGMFPLYEIEDGRWRVTYSPEPLRPVKDYLKGQGRYRHLSEESVAIIQERITSEWELLKYQCTIK from the coding sequence ATGAGATTAAAAAGTCTTCAACTGTACACGGATAACCCCGAAGAGGAGTTTGCGGTAAGCGGACACAGGGCATGTCAGGGATGTGCTGAAATCCTTGCATTGAGACTGGCTCTTAAGATTTTCGGAAAAGATACGATACTTTGCATGGCAACAGGGTGTATGGAGATTATTTCTACGCCGTTGCCCACCACTTCCTGGAAATTACCTTGGATACACGTTGCCTTTGAAAACGCCGCGTCCGTAGCGGCAGGCGTGGAAGCAGGAGTCAAAATATTGATGGACAAAGGCAAGATCGCACGTAAAGATATTCATGTCGTGGCAATCGCAGGTGATGGCGGAACGAGCGATATTGGATTTCAGGCTTTGTCTGGGGCTATGGAGCGGGGGCACAAATTTACCTATATTTGTGTAGACAATGAAGCGTATATGAACACTGGGATTCAACGTTCGTCCTCTACCCCTTATGGAGCTATGACCACGACGAGCCCTCCAGGCAAGAAAGGTATAGGGCAGAGCACATGGAAGAAGAATATGCCCGAAATCATAGCCGCTCACAACGTTCCTTACGTGGCCACAGCGTGCCCGTCTTATCCTTTTGACCTTTTTGCAAAGGTGAAGAAGGCAAGGTTAACACAGGGCCCTTCGTATTTGCATATTCTTTCGGTCTGCCCTACCGGCTGGAGAATACCTTCAAGTGAGGCTGTGGCATACGGAAGACTTGCCGTGAGGACGGGGATGTTTCCTCTGTATGAGATCGAAGATGGAAGATGGAGAGTCACATACAGCCCTGAACCTTTGAGGCCTGTCAAGGATTATCTGAAAGGACAGGGCAGGTACAGGCACCTTTCGGAGGAATCGGTTGCAATTATCCAAGAGCGGATTACATCAGAATGGGAGCTGCTCAAATACCAGTGCACCATTAAATAA
- a CDS encoding PaaI family thioesterase: MREDLIKDMFNECGVAALLGIEVTEATDGIARGRLSIRKEYLNVFGDLHGGITFAFADHIGGACSNTLPHKTVLLESSIHYTRGTRGREVFAEAVLTHCGKKIGRVDTKVYDDSGAIVAFIHQIFYIMKDEHAGTASQNI; this comes from the coding sequence ATGCGAGAAGACCTTATAAAAGATATGTTTAACGAATGCGGTGTGGCGGCACTCTTGGGCATAGAGGTGACGGAGGCGACCGACGGGATTGCCCGGGGCAGGCTTTCTATAAGAAAGGAGTATCTCAATGTGTTCGGTGATCTGCATGGAGGTATTACCTTTGCTTTTGCAGACCATATCGGCGGTGCATGCTCGAACACGCTCCCCCACAAAACGGTTTTGCTGGAATCCTCCATACATTATACGAGAGGGACAAGAGGAAGGGAGGTTTTTGCCGAGGCCGTCCTTACGCACTGCGGAAAGAAAATAGGCAGGGTGGATACGAAGGTATATGATGATAGCGGAGCGATTGTGGCCTTTATTCACCAGATTTTCTACATAATGAAAGATGAGCACGCAGGAACGGCTTCTCAAAATATTTAG
- a CDS encoding transposase, translating into MIITEKQYKCIEQYLPTQRGNVSIENQRLINAILYIAENGCKWRALPESYGKWYTVYKRVNRRTLIFSTPKRANCPYQCRTAVAH; encoded by the coding sequence ATGATTATAACTGAAAAGCAATACAAGTGTATAGAACAGTATTTGCCAACACAGCGGGGCAATGTGAGCATTGAAAATCAAAGATTAATCAATGCCATACTGTATATCGCGGAAAATGGCTGCAAGTGGAGGGCATTGCCGGAATCCTACGGGAAGTGGTATACGGTATATAAACGTGTTAACCGCAGAACGCTTATTTTTAGCACTCCAAAAAGAGCAAATTGCCCTTATCAATGTAGAACGGCTGTGGCGCATTAA
- the porA gene encoding pyruvate ferredoxin oxidoreductase has protein sequence MKAIKGVEVSIAASVAAKLAKVEVIAAYPITPQTHIVEHLADLVADGELDAVYINVESEHSAMSACCGSSAAGARTFTSTSAQGMELMHEILFIASGMRLPIVMASVNRALSAPLSIWGDHSDVMAARDTGWIMLFCENGQEVVDAIIMAFKIAEDKRVFLPLMVNLDGFSLSHVIEPIDFPSQEEVDAFLPPYDPIYTLHPDKPVTMGAYAMPELYTEAKYAQEMAIRNSKVVVKEVMEEYGKKFGRHYNIVETYNIDKADVIFVALGSVGENIKTAIDSLKDQGKEAGLVQLRLFRPFPAEEILAAVKGVKNIAVIERVMPAGAPNGPLFQEISTVVHMSGAEVSMTNYIVGLGGRDVLPEDFEDIYNDIVSGKNSELQDEKNFTVIGVRA, from the coding sequence ATGAAAGCCATAAAGGGTGTTGAAGTATCTATCGCGGCATCAGTGGCGGCAAAACTGGCGAAGGTTGAGGTGATTGCCGCATATCCGATTACGCCCCAGACTCACATTGTCGAGCATCTTGCCGATCTGGTTGCAGATGGTGAGCTTGACGCGGTTTACATAAATGTGGAGTCGGAACACTCGGCCATGTCAGCGTGCTGTGGTTCTTCCGCTGCGGGTGCTCGGACTTTCACATCAACAAGTGCCCAGGGAATGGAACTTATGCACGAAATCCTCTTCATTGCATCGGGCATGAGACTGCCCATAGTGATGGCGTCAGTCAACCGGGCCCTATCGGCTCCTCTTTCTATCTGGGGTGACCACTCCGATGTGATGGCGGCGAGAGATACCGGGTGGATCATGCTTTTTTGCGAAAACGGTCAGGAAGTAGTTGATGCTATTATTATGGCCTTCAAGATAGCCGAAGACAAGCGGGTGTTCCTTCCCCTGATGGTCAACCTGGATGGATTTTCTTTGAGCCATGTTATAGAACCCATTGATTTTCCCTCACAGGAAGAGGTCGACGCCTTTTTACCCCCCTATGATCCTATTTACACGCTACATCCTGATAAGCCCGTGACAATGGGAGCCTATGCCATGCCGGAGCTTTATACGGAGGCCAAATACGCCCAGGAGATGGCCATAAGGAATTCTAAGGTGGTGGTCAAAGAGGTGATGGAGGAATACGGCAAGAAGTTTGGCAGGCATTACAACATCGTGGAGACATATAATATTGACAAGGCCGATGTGATCTTTGTAGCTCTAGGTTCAGTGGGTGAGAACATCAAAACAGCCATAGACTCTCTGAAAGACCAGGGGAAAGAAGCCGGTCTTGTCCAATTGAGACTGTTTAGGCCTTTTCCCGCGGAAGAGATCCTCGCAGCTGTCAAAGGAGTGAAGAATATCGCAGTAATTGAGCGGGTCATGCCGGCAGGTGCGCCGAACGGTCCGTTGTTTCAGGAGATATCTACTGTTGTTCACATGAGCGGAGCAGAGGTAAGCATGACGAATTATATAGTCGGCCTCGGGGGAAGAGATGTGCTTCCCGAGGACTTTGAGGACATCTATAACGACATTGTCAGCGGAAAAAACTCCGAGCTTCAGGACGAGAAGAATTTTACGGTTATAGGAGTAAGGGCATGA
- a CDS encoding 4Fe-4S binding protein encodes MAKPMDKYKWHELNVGCVIEEVGNASEYKTGDWRSQKPVWSDSKCIKCGVCWLFCPDAAIYRTEDELYRTNLNYCKGCGICARECKPAAITMVEDER; translated from the coding sequence ATGGCGAAACCGATGGACAAATATAAATGGCATGAACTGAACGTAGGTTGTGTCATAGAAGAAGTAGGCAACGCATCCGAGTACAAGACCGGAGACTGGCGGTCCCAGAAGCCTGTCTGGAGCGATTCAAAATGTATAAAGTGCGGTGTTTGCTGGCTGTTCTGTCCTGATGCGGCCATATATCGGACAGAGGACGAGCTTTATAGGACGAATCTCAACTATTGCAAAGGTTGTGGCATTTGTGCCCGGGAATGCAAGCCGGCGGCGATCACGATGGTGGAGGATGAGAGATGA
- a CDS encoding pyruvate synthase subunit beta, with translation MIIPEIDIYAANIIPREEFAVPGHRACQGCAEILALRMALKVFGKNTIVAMATGCMEIISTPLPFTDWKLPWIHVAFENAAAVASGIEAGLTILAKKEKISRKHIQIVAIGGDGGTSDIGIQALSGALERGTNFTYICVDNEAYMNTGIQRSSSTPFGATTTTSPAGKRSIGQATWKKNMPKIAAAHNIPYVATACPSYPFDLFEKVKKAKMAEGPSYLHILSVCPTGWLIPSDLAIRYGRLAVETGIFPLYEIEKGRYRLSYNQEPLKHVVDYMNGQGRYKHLTVEDVSGIQKRVTEDWERLKFMCGLK, from the coding sequence ATGATAATCCCCGAGATTGATATATATGCGGCAAATATAATTCCAAGGGAGGAATTTGCTGTTCCTGGTCACAGGGCATGTCAGGGTTGTGCTGAAATTCTTGCTCTAAGAATGGCCCTCAAAGTGTTTGGTAAGAACACGATCGTGGCAATGGCAACGGGATGTATGGAGATAATCTCCACGCCTTTGCCGTTCACGGATTGGAAACTTCCGTGGATACATGTGGCGTTCGAAAATGCGGCCGCAGTGGCTTCAGGTATTGAGGCTGGCCTTACGATTTTGGCAAAGAAGGAAAAGATCTCGCGAAAACATATACAGATAGTGGCAATAGGAGGCGACGGTGGTACGAGCGATATCGGTATTCAGGCCCTTTCCGGAGCCTTGGAAAGAGGGACTAATTTTACCTATATCTGTGTTGATAATGAAGCTTATATGAATACGGGCATACAAAGGTCGTCATCCACGCCTTTTGGCGCTACAACGACGACAAGCCCTGCGGGCAAAAGAAGTATCGGGCAGGCCACATGGAAAAAGAATATGCCCAAGATTGCCGCCGCCCATAACATCCCGTATGTGGCTACCGCATGTCCTTCTTATCCTTTTGACCTTTTCGAGAAAGTGAAGAAGGCGAAGATGGCAGAGGGGCCGTCGTATCTTCATATCCTTTCCGTCTGCCCCACGGGATGGCTAATACCTTCTGATCTTGCGATACGGTACGGAAGACTGGCGGTTGAGACAGGGATCTTCCCACTCTATGAGATTGAAAAAGGCCGTTACAGGCTCTCGTACAACCAAGAACCGTTGAAGCATGTAGTGGACTACATGAACGGCCAGGGCCGATACAAACATCTTACTGTCGAAGATGTGTCGGGTATTCAGAAAAGGGTTACGGAAGACTGGGAAAGACTTAAGTTCATGTGCGGACTAAAATGA
- the cobU gene encoding bifunctional adenosylcobinamide kinase/adenosylcobinamide-phosphate guanylyltransferase — MGKITFILGGARSGKSTYALGEANLLKGRKAFIATAEALDREMERRIARHKAERGPEWDTFEEPIDIKSVLKGIGNKYPVILIDCITLWVSNLLHKELSLKEEFESLVKALLRCSDADVYLVSNEVGMGVVPEYPLGRVYRDQLGLLNKMIASVADRVILMTAGIPVTIKGETGLKISPDTGLSGGDGPER, encoded by the coding sequence ATGGGGAAGATCACTTTCATTCTTGGCGGCGCAAGAAGCGGAAAGAGTACCTATGCGCTCGGCGAAGCAAACTTACTCAAGGGAAGGAAAGCTTTTATCGCCACAGCAGAAGCCCTTGACCGGGAAATGGAAAGACGGATAGCCCGTCACAAAGCGGAACGGGGGCCAGAGTGGGATACATTCGAGGAGCCGATTGATATTAAGAGCGTGCTCAAGGGTATAGGCAACAAATATCCTGTTATACTGATCGACTGTATTACCCTGTGGGTTTCTAACCTTCTTCACAAGGAGCTAAGCCTAAAAGAGGAGTTTGAGTCGCTAGTGAAAGCACTTCTCAGATGTTCTGACGCAGACGTATACCTTGTCTCCAACGAAGTTGGGATGGGCGTTGTGCCTGAATATCCTCTTGGAAGAGTCTACAGGGACCAGCTTGGACTCCTAAATAAAATGATTGCCTCCGTGGCTGACAGAGTCATCCTGATGACCGCGGGTATCCCTGTCACAATAAAGGGTGAAACAGGCTTGAAAATCTCCCCGGACACAGGTCTCTCCGGTGGAGATGGACCGGAAAGATAA
- the purM gene encoding phosphoribosylformylglycinamidine cyclo-ligase produces the protein MPGITYKDAGVDIKKADNLLSDIRSRIQGTFNPFVMNSIGGFAALTEVPSGYDKPVLVSSTDGVGTKLKVAFDAGKHDTVGIDLVAMSVNDVLTMGAKPYFFLDYFACGRIEDAVYKDVIAGVCSGCETSGCALIGGETAEMPSFYKDGEYDLAGFAMGFVEKDGIINGSEIREDDIVIGLASSGLHSNGFSLARKVLFEVGRLTVKDHLDGIESTLGEELLKPTRIYVRPMLGILENFTVHGMAHITGGGLPGNIERIIPDGLAVHICLSKEKVPPIFNHIMDLGNVPFEEMYSTFNMGIGYVLIAGKDSESRILDALSRSGENASIIGRVQKSKNKQKVLVSY, from the coding sequence ATGCCCGGTATCACTTATAAGGACGCAGGCGTTGACATAAAAAAAGCTGACAATCTCCTTAGCGACATACGAAGCAGGATACAGGGTACCTTCAATCCTTTCGTCATGAATTCCATCGGGGGCTTTGCGGCCCTTACGGAGGTCCCTTCAGGGTATGACAAACCTGTTCTGGTGAGCTCGACGGACGGTGTAGGGACAAAGCTCAAAGTCGCTTTCGACGCCGGGAAACACGATACAGTGGGAATTGACCTCGTTGCCATGAGTGTAAACGATGTCCTCACGATGGGCGCAAAACCATACTTTTTCCTTGACTATTTTGCATGTGGGCGGATAGAAGATGCCGTCTATAAAGATGTCATTGCCGGTGTTTGCAGCGGCTGCGAAACATCAGGGTGTGCGCTTATCGGCGGGGAAACCGCCGAAATGCCTTCCTTTTACAAGGACGGAGAGTATGACCTTGCCGGATTTGCTATGGGGTTTGTGGAAAAAGACGGCATCATCAACGGTTCAGAGATACGCGAGGATGACATTGTAATCGGCCTTGCATCCAGCGGCCTGCATAGTAACGGGTTTTCCCTGGCAAGAAAGGTCCTTTTTGAAGTAGGCCGGTTGACGGTCAAGGATCACCTTGATGGCATCGAAAGCACACTTGGGGAAGAGTTACTGAAACCGACGAGGATTTATGTAAGGCCAATGCTTGGTATCCTCGAAAATTTTACGGTTCATGGAATGGCTCACATTACCGGAGGCGGTCTTCCTGGCAACATTGAGAGGATAATCCCCGACGGTCTTGCCGTCCATATCTGCCTTTCCAAAGAAAAGGTTCCCCCCATATTCAACCACATTATGGACCTAGGTAACGTACCCTTTGAGGAGATGTATTCCACTTTCAACATGGGAATCGGCTATGTATTGATTGCAGGGAAGGATAGCGAGAGCCGTATCCTCGACGCCCTCTCCAGATCAGGTGAAAACGCTTCAATCATAGGCCGCGTCCAGAAATCCAAGAACAAACAGAAAGTTCTCGTCAGCTATTGA